A section of the Oncorhynchus tshawytscha isolate Ot180627B linkage group LG09, Otsh_v2.0, whole genome shotgun sequence genome encodes:
- the LOC112258937 gene encoding transmembrane protein 220 — translation MNEPSEVRCTKTKFSLIIWRVCNVCMSLFFALASYVQINDPDAVLWMVAYAIPANLCLLIAIKPHVTETLLWRRIAKLHMLISTAVVSMMGWTLYKEHITNIFQQEEGREFSGLMLILVWLLLCQHSGSSIGALRLSVAVAITIFPFVAWLYYYINKELRTSWPPHCKAAL, via the exons ATGAACGAACCTAGTGAAGTTAGGTGCACAAAAACGAAATTTTCTCTGATCATTTGGAGAGTTTGCAATGTATGCATGTCATTGTTCTTTGCTCTAGCAAGTTATGTGCAG ATTAACGATCCGGATGCAGTGTTATGGATG GTTGCCTATGCTATTCCAGCAAATCTGTGTTTATTGATTGCCATTAAACCACATGTAACAG agacacTACTTTGGAGGAGAATTGCTAAACTTCATATGCTTATTTCGACTGCTGTTGTTTCCATGATGGGATGGACTCTGTATAAAGAGCACATCACAAATATCTTCCAGCAAGAGGAGGGAAG GGAATTCTCTGGTCTCATGTTGATACTTGTCTGGCTTCTCCTGTGTCAACACTCTGGAAG ttctattgggGCTCTCAGACTGTCCGTTGCTGTTGCCATCACAATCTTCCCCTTTGTGGCCTGGCTGTATTACTACATTAACAAGGAGCTGAGGACCAGCTGGCCCCCGCATTGTAAAGCTGCACTGTAG
- the LOC112258938 gene encoding protein SCO1 homolog, mitochondrial: MAVGLISYQTLSCRLLNRMISHQSVSTICSFTRALSRKTGSPYTDLSPRTVHGLVNLCGSWTCRTSQWLSFYDSRSFSSLPPPPPSGDKTKKTGPVTWKSLAITFAFGGVLLAGMKYFKKEKEELIERERTKSMGKPALGGPFSLVDQNNKPCKSEDFLSQWVLIYFGFTHCPDICPDEIEKMIEVVDEIDRIQSLPNLTPILITIDPDRDTPEAMGTYVKEFSPKLIGLTGTMAQIDQVSRAYRVYYSQGPKDEDNDYIVDHTIIMYLVGPDGEFKEYFGQNKRSAEISSSIASHMRKYKKGN, encoded by the exons ATGGCAGTGGGCCTAATATCGTATCAGACTTTGAGTTGTCGACTGTTAAACCGTATGATTTCGCACCAAAGCGTGAGCACAATCTGCAGCTTTACACGCGCTTTATCGAGAAAGACTGGCTCTCCGTACACAGATCTCTCACCACGGACAGTCCACGGGCTG GTAAATCTATGCGGGAGTTGGACGTGCCGGACATCACAGTGGTTGTCTTTTTACGACTCAAGATCATTCTCGTCTTTACCTCCACCGCCCCCTTCTGGTGATAAAACCAAAAAGACAGGG CCAGTGACTTGGAAATCATTAGCAATAACATTTGCATTCGGGGGTGTTCTCCTTGCCGGAATGAAATATTTCAAGAAGGAAAAAGAAGAAT TGATTGAAAGAGAAAGGACAAAGTCAATGGGGAAACCAGCACTTGGGGGTCCATTCTCTCTTGTGGATCAGAATAATAAACCCTGTAAAAGTGAGGATTTCCTCAGCCAGTGGGTCCTTATCTACTTTGGGTTTACACACTGCCCTGACATCTGTCCTGATGAAATCGAGAAAATGATTGAGGTGGTGGATGAAATAG ACAGGATACAGTCTCTTCCAAACCTGACCCCCATCCTCATCACCATTGATCCTGACAGGGACACACCTGAGGCCATGGGGACATATGTGAAAG AGTTCTCCCCTAAGCTCATTGGCCTGACTGGGACAATGGCCCAAATTGACCAGGTCTCTCGAGCCTACAGAGTCTACTACAGCCAGGGACCAAAGGATGAAGACAACGACTACATT GTCGATCACACAATCATCATGTACCTGGTTGGTCCGGACGGAGAGTTCAAAGAGTATTTTGGACAGAACAAGAGGAGCGCTGAGATCTCCTCTTCCATTGCATCACACATGAGGAAGTACAAGAAGGGGAATTAA
- the LOC112258940 gene encoding LOW QUALITY PROTEIN: myosin-8 (The sequence of the model RefSeq protein was modified relative to this genomic sequence to represent the inferred CDS: inserted 14 bases in 9 codons; deleted 3 bases in 2 codons; substituted 6 bases at 6 genomic stop codons): protein MTAGHWRYVFGTASYLRKPERERIAAQVKTFDAKTACFVADLKMEYVKGKIKSQDISKVIVETEDGRVVTVNPDDISPMNPPKFAKIEDMATLTHLHEPVVLYNLKEHYAAWMIYTYSGLFCVTVNPYKWLPVYNPEEVAGYRCKKRKEVPPHIFSISDNVYQFMLADRENQSILITGESGAGKTVNTKRVQYFATIAMAGGSDKKKEINGKIQGTLEDXIIQANPMLEAFGNAKTVSNDNSPRFGEFIRIHFGTNGKLSSVDIETYLLEKSRVMFQLLTERSYHIXYQIMSNKKPELIEMLLITTNPFXSVGEITVQSINDTEELMATDSAIDILGFNAEEKLTGAVMHHGNMTFKQKQREEQVEPDGTEVADKVTYLMGLNSADLLKAVCFPRVKVGNEYVTEGQTVQQVNNSMGVLSKAVYDKLFLWMVTRINQQLDTKLPRQHFIGILDIAGFEIFEMNSLEQLCINFTNEKLQXFFNHHMFVLEQEEYKNEGIDWEFIDFGMDLAACIEFIEKPMFFFSILEEEXMFPKATDCSFKNKLYDQHLGKNSNFQKPKSAKAKAEAHFTLVHYAGTVDYNIGGWLEKNKDPLNDTVVQLYQKAALKLLSQLFATFVLVDADRNQRGAKKKGSSFQTVSALFSENLISNLRXPHFVRCIIPNETKTPGIMDNHLVIHQLRCTGVLECIRICRKGFPSRIIYADFKQGYRILNASAIPEGQFINGKKASEKLLGSIDVDHTXYKFGHTYVLFKAGLLRRXEELRDEKLASLVTGTQALCRGYLMRKEFSAGYKEVRQPINCVFILQYNHRLFMNVKHWPWMKLYFKIKPLLKSADSEKEVEKMEDFITCKXDLAKAKRKELGEKMXSLFVEKQNLMSQVQSFSWDSETLSDAEERCEAFFKSKIQLEAKXEELTERLEDEDKINSELTANKRKLEDECSELKKDIDNLELTLAKVEKEKHATENKVHFYMKLQYPSSGQDERHSKLTKEKXLQEAHQQTLDDLQAEEDXVNTLTKAKAMLEQQVDDLEGSLEQEKTIPIDLKRAKRKLECDMKLTHEAIMDLENEKQQSDEKLKXNQKLLKLKIEDELTLSSQLRKKIKEHNVRIEELEXEIESERSACVKIERQRSDLSRELEISERLEEAGGATASQIERNKKCEAEFQKLRQDLEESTLHYESIASALHKKQSFAKNALAHSLHSALHDCDLLREQFEEEQESKAELQRSMSKANSEVALWRTKYETAAIRHRGT, encoded by the exons ATGACAGCAGGGCATTGGAGGTATGTCTTTGGC ACTGCCTCGTACCTCCGCAAGCCGGAGCGGGAGAGGATTGCGGCACAGGTCAAGACATTTGATGCCAAAACAGCCTGCTTTGTGGCAGATCTAAAGATGGAGTATGTCAAAGGCAAAATCAAGAGCCAAGACATCTCCAAGGTCATAGTGGAGACTGAGGATGGGAGG GTTGTCACAGTGAATCCGGATGACATCAGCCCCATGAACCCTCCTAAATTTGCCAAGATCGAGGACATGGCCACGTTGACCCATCTCCATGAGCCAGTCGTGCTGTACAACCTCAAAGAGCACTACGCTGCCTGGATGATCTAT ACCTACTCTGGGCTGTTCTGTGTGACTGTGAACCCCTATAAGTGGCTCCCGGTCTACAACCCAGAGGAGGTGGCTGGCTATCGGTGCAAGAAGCGCAAGGAGGTCCCACCCCACATTTTCTCCATCTCTGATAATGTCTATCAGTTTATGCTAGCAG ATCGTGAAAACCAGTCCATCCTTATCAC TGGAGAATCTGGTGCAGGGAAGACTGTAAACACCAAGCGAGTCCAGTATTTTGCCACAATCGCAATGGCTGGAGGAAGTGATAAGAAGAAGGAAATCAATGGAAAAATTCAG GGAACCCTGGAGGATTAAATCATCCAGGCCAACCCTATGCTGGAGGCTTTTGGGAATGCCAAGACAGTGAGCAACGACAACTCCCCTCGCTTT GGAGAATTCATCCGCATCCACTTTGGAACAAACGGGAAGCTGTCCTCAGTTGATATTGAGACTT ACCTATTGGAAAAATCCAGGGTAATGTTTCAGCTCCTAACAGAAAGGAGTTATCACA TCTACCAGATCATGTCCAATAAGAAGCCTGAGTTAATTG AGATGCTGCTCATCACCACCAACCCTTT ATCAGTCGGGGAAATAACAGTGCAAAGCATCAATGACACAGAAGAGCTCATGGCCACAGAT AGTGCCATTGATATCCTAGGCTTCAATGCAGAGGAGAAACTGACTGGTGCTGTGATGCATCATGGGAACATGACGTTCAAGCAGAAGCAGCGTGAGGAACAGGTAGAGCCTGATGGCACTGAGG TGGCTGACAAAGTCACCTACCTCATGGGCCTGAACTCTGCTGATTTACTGAAGGCTGTGTGCTTTCCCAGAGTGAAGGTCGGGAATGAATATGTCACCGAAGGACAGACAGTTCAACAG GTGAATAACTCCATGGGTGTCCTGTCTAAGGCAGTGTATGATAAACTGTTCTTGTGGATGGTGACCAGAATAAACCAGCAGCTAGACACCAAATTGCCCAGACAGCATTTTATTGGCATTCTGGACATAGCAGGC TTTGAGATCTTTGAG ATGAACAGCCTGGAACAGCTCTGCATCAACTTCACAAATGAGAAACTGCAATAGTTTTTCAATCACCACATGTTTGTGTTGGAACAGGAGGAATACAAGAACGAAGGAATAGACTGGGAGTTCATTGACTTTGGTATGGACTTGGCTGCCTGCATTGAGTTTATTGAGAA gccaatgttttttttctccatcctTGAAGAAGAATGAATGTTTCCAAAGGCAACAGACTGCTCCTTCAAGAACAAACTCTACGACCAGCATCTTGGAAAGAACAGCAACTTCCAGAAGCCCAAGTCTGCCAAAGCCAAGGCAGAGGCCCACTTCACCCTGGTGCACTACGCTGGCACTGTGGACTACAACATCGGTGGCTGGCTGGAGAAGAACAAGGACCCACTGAATGACACTGTGGTACAACTGTACCAAAAAGCTGCCCTGAAACTATTGTCTCAGTTGTTTGCAACGTTTGTCTTAGTTGATG CTGATAGAAACCAAAGAGGAGCAAAAAAGAAGGGCTCCTCTTTCCAGACTGTCTCTGCACTTTTCAGT GAAAATCTTATATCTAACCTGAG TCCCCATTTTGTGAGATGCATCATCCCAAACGAGACCAAAACACCAG GTATAATGGATAATCATCTGGTTATTCATCAGTTGCGCTGTACCGGTGTGCTGGAGTGTATCAGGATCTGCAGGAAGGGGTTCCCAAGCAGGATTATATATGCTGACTTCAAGCAAGG ATACAGAATATTGAATGCCAGTGCTATCCCAGAAGGACAGTTCATCAATGGCAAGAAAGCTTCAGAGAAGCTTCTTGGATCAATTGATGTTGATCACAC ATATAAATTTGGACATACCTAT GTCTTATTTAAAGCCGGTCTGCTGAGAAG GGAGGAGTTGCGAGATGAAAAACTGGCCTCTCTGGTAACAGGCACTCAAGCACTGTGCCGTGGGTACCTCATGAGAAAAGAATTCTCAGCTGGCTATAAAGAAGTAAGACAACCCATCA ATTGTGTGTTCATTCTGCAATACAACCATCGCTTATTCATGAACGTGAAACACTGGCCATGGATGAAGCTGTACTTCAAGATCAAGCCCCTTCTGAAGAGTGCAGATAGTGAAAAGGAGGTGGAGAAGATGGAGGACTTCATCACATGTAAGTAGGACCTGGCAAAGGCCAAGAGAAAGGAACTGGGGGAGAAGA TTTCTCTGTTCGTGGAGAAACAAAACCTCATGTCACAAGTTCAATCT TTTTCCTGGGATTCTGAAACTCTTTCGGATGCAGAGGAGAGATGTGAGGCTTTCTTTAAAAGTAAAATACAGCTTGAAGCCA CTGAAGAGTTGACCGAGAGACTGGAGGATGAAGACAAAATCAATTCTGAGCTGACTGCCAATAAGAGGAAGCTGGAGGATGAgtgctctgagctgaagaaagaTATTGATAACTTAGAGCTCACCTTGGCCAAAGTGGAGAAGGAGAAGCATGCCACTGAAAACAAGGTT CATTTTTATATGAAATTGCAGTATCCATCTTCTGGTCAGGATGAGAGACATTCCAAGTTGACCAAGGAGA GCCTCCAAGAGGCACATCAGCAGACCCTTGATGATCTCCAAGCAGAGGAGGA AGTCAACACTCTGACAAAAGCAAAAGCTATGCTTGAACAACAAGTGGATGAT CTTGAGGGTTCTCTGGAGCAAGAGAAGACAATTCCCATAGACCTTAAGAGAGCCAAGAGAAAGCTTGAGTGTGATATGAAACTGACACATGAAGCCATAATGGATCTGGAGAATGAAAAGCAGCAGTCAGATGAAAAACTTAAGTAAAATCAGAAACTGCTGAA ACTAAAAATTGAGGATGAACTAACACTGAGCTCCCAGCTTCGAAAGAAGATTAAGGAACACAAT GTTCGTATTGAGGAACTCGAATAAGAAATTGAGTCGGAGCGCTCTGCTTGTGTCAAGATAGAGAGGCAGAGGTCTGATCTCTCCAGGGAACTTGAGATCAGTGAGAGGCTTGAAGAGGCTGGTGGAGCCACTGCTTCTCAAATTGAGAGGAACAAGAAGTGTGAGGCTGAGTTTCAGAAGCTGCGTCAAGACCTGGAGGAGTCCACCTTGCATTACGAGTCCATCGCTTCCGCTCTTCACAAGAagcaatctttt GCTAAGAATGCCCTGGCCCATAGTTTACATTCAGCACTTCACGACTGTGACCTCCTCCGAGAACAATTTGAGGAAGAACAGGAGTCCAAGGCTGAGCTGCAGCGCAGCATGTCCAAGGCCAACAGTGAGGTAGCTCTGTGGAGAACCAAGTACGAGACTGCTGCCATccgacacagaggaacttga
- the LOC112258942 gene encoding LOW QUALITY PROTEIN: myosin-7 (The sequence of the model RefSeq protein was modified relative to this genomic sequence to represent the inferred CDS: substituted 1 base at 1 genomic stop codon) has protein sequence MMAEIEETRATLEQSERCRKLAEQELVDVSERMHLLHSQNTGLISTKKKMESDITQLQSEVEDAVQEARNADEKAKKAIIDAAMMAEELKKEQDTSAHMERMKKNLEVSVKDLQQRLDEAEQLALKGGKKDLQKLETRLRIKINVRELENELEAEQKRGAEAMKDVRKYERKVKEFTYQGEEDKKNVGRRQELVDKLQMRVKAYQRQSEEAEEQTSINLAKFRKVQHELDEAEERADIEECQVNTFXAKSLDVGVKGEE, from the exons ATGATGGCAGAGATTGAGGAGACGAGGGCAACACTAGAGCAGTCAGAGAGGTGCCGTAAACTGGCCGAGCAGGAGCTGGTCGACGTGAGCGAGAGGATGCACCTGTTGCACTCTCAG AACACTGGTCTCATCAGCACAAAAAAGAAGATGGAGTCTGACATAACTCAGCTGCAATCAGAGGTGGAAGATGCAGTCCAAGAAGCAAGAAATGCAGATGAGAAAGCTAAAAAGGCTATTATAGAT GCTGCCATGATGGCTGAGGAGCTGAAGAAGGAGCAGGACACCAGTGCTCACAtggagaggatgaagaagaacctGGAGGTCTCTGTTAAAGACTTGCAGCAGCGTCTGGATGAGGCTGAGCAGTTAGCCCTGAAAGGTGGAAAAAAAGATCTCCAGAAACTAGAGACCAGATTAAGGATAAAGATAAAC GTTAGAGAGCTGGAGAATGAACTGGAGGCAGAGCAGAAACGTGGTGCGGAAGCCATGAAGGATGTGCGAAAATATGAGAGAAAAGTCAAGGAGTTCACATATCAG GGTGAGGAAGATAAGAAGAATGTAGGCAGACGGCAGGAGTTGGTCGACAAGCTGCAGATGAGGGTGAAAGCTTACCAAAGGCAGAGTGAGGAGGCG GAGGAGCAGACCAGTATCAATCTGGCTAAATTCAGGAAGGTGCAACATGAGCTTGATGAAGCTGAGGAGCGGGCAGACATAGAAGAATGTCAAGTGAACACATTTTGAGCTAAGAGTCTTGATGTTGGCGTCAAGGGAGAAGAATAG